One region of Oncorhynchus nerka isolate Pitt River linkage group LG22, Oner_Uvic_2.0, whole genome shotgun sequence genomic DNA includes:
- the fen1 gene encoding flap endonuclease 1 isoform X2, whose product MGIHGLAKLIADQAPSAIKEQDIKNYFGRKIAIDASMCMYQFLVAVRQDGNVLQNEDGETTSHLMGMFYRTIRMLEHGIKPVYVFDGKPPQLKSGELEKRGERRAEAEKLLAQAQEAGEQENIDKFSKRLVKVTRQHNDECKKLLTLMGVPYIEAPCEAEASCAALVKAGKVFATATEDMDGLTFGTGVLLRHLTASEAKKLPIQEFLFSRLLQDINLTHEQFIDLCILLGCDYCGTIKGIGPKRAIDLIRQHGSIEEILENIDPSKHPAPEDWLYKEARGLFLQPDVVDCSTVDLKWSEPNEDALIQFMCAEKQFRCV is encoded by the exons ATGGGAATTCACGGGCTTGCAAAGTTGATTGCAGACCAGGCACCATCTGCTATAAAAGAACAAGACATCAAGAACTACTTTG GGCGGAAGATCGCAATAGACGCCTCCATGTGTATGTATCAGTTCCTTGTCGCTGTTAGACAGGATGGTAATGTGCTACAAAACGAGGATGGAGAGACCACAAG CCATCTCATGGGCATGTTCTACCGAACTATCCGCATGCTGGAGCACGGCATCAAGCCTGTCTATGTGTTTGATGGCAAGCCCCCACAGCTGAAGTCAGGAGAG ctggagaagagaggagagaggagggctgaggCTGAGAAACTGCTGGCACAGGCACAGGAAGCAG GGGAGCAGGAGAACATTGATAAGTTCAGTAAACGTCTGGTGAAAGTCACCCGGCAACACAACGACGAATGCAAGAAGCTGCTCACCCTGATGGGGGTGCCATACATCGAG GCTCCGTGTGAGGCTGAGGCGAGCTGCGCTGCTCTGGTTAAGGCTGGGAAGGTGTTTGCCACTGCAACAGAGGATATGGACGGTCTGACTTTTGGAACAGGGGTCCTACTAAGGCACCTCACTGCCAGCGAAGCCAA AAAGCTTCCTATCCAGGAGTTCCTGTTCAGTCGCCTTCTGCAGGACATTAATCTGACCCATGAGCAG TTCATAGACCTGTGCATACTGCTGGGCTGTGACTACTGTGGTACTATCAAGGGAATCGGGCCCAAGAGAGCCATTGACTTGATCAGACAACACGGCTCCATCGAGGAGATTCTGGAGAACATCGACCCGTCT AAGCACCCTGCCCCAGAGGACTGGCTGTATAAGGAAGCCAGAGGGCTGTTCCTGCAGCCTGACGTGGTGGACTGCTCCACCGTAGACCTCAAGTGGAGCGAGCCTAACGAGGATGCCCTCATCCAGTTCATGTGTGCAGAGAAACAGTTCAG gtgtgtgtga
- the LOC115104859 gene encoding sialic acid-binding Ig-like lectin 13 isoform X2, whose amino-acid sequence MACPENMFFLIVLFISGVLACFGQRDLNTTMPDRLDVLTGSCMQIPCSFDIPDQHKDTFNSTILPSGVWIKENSNFGERPDNVIFNSSKTVNRYQGKITGNMFQKNCTTVFFNVTTNYTNIYFFRIENRPFLATDPDKSVNIVVSDLPSSPIITVSGEVKEGTPVSLNCSAVAPCPEHPPELTWTLPTQFTPENQLKENSDQTKSVLSTVTFTPSYLHHEKNITCTAVYPAGTSNKRAEHNMMLNVSFSPKDTSASIIRADSVLVGSCVNLTCSSTANPPVTNFTWFKISGGKTTQVASGQSHTLNVTVDGGLYYCEARNSHGCGKSNEVQLAIKGQEEVIGVAAGTLGAFLLISLISLFVWRRNSRLHDGLERTDSPQGQNSPVGTVCTNQATAGEEPEEPAEDQPEEIHYGDIDFSKLQTKETPAAAQDRVQGQESEYAEVNVTGREAQEPPLNHLDGLYAQVTK is encoded by the exons ATGGCTTGTCCTGAGAACATGTTTTTTCTCATTGTCCTCTTTATATCAG GTGTTTTGGCCTGCTTTGGCCAACGAGATTTGAACACCACAATGCCAGATAGACTGGATGTACTGACTGGCTCCTGTATGCAAATCCCATGTTCATTTGATATTCCTGACCAACATAAGGATACATTTAACAGCACAATACTACCCTCTGGTGTGTGGATTAAAGAAAACTCAAACTTTGGTGAGCGTCCGGACAATGTGATATTTAACAGCAGTAAGACAGTCAACAGATATCAAGGGAAGATAACTGGAAACATGTTCCAGAAGAACTGCACCACAGTCTTCTTCAATGTAACCACCAATTACACTAATATATACTTCTTCAGGATTGAGAATCGACCATTCCTTGCAACAGATCCTGATAAGTCTGTTAATATAGTTGTCAGTG ATTTGCCTTCCAGTCCCATCATTACTGTCTCAGGTGAGGTGAAGGAAGGGACCCCTGTCAGTTTGAACTGCTCTGCTGTCGCTCCCTGTCCCGAACACCCCCCTGAGCTGACATGGACTCTCCCAACACAGTTCACACCTGAGAACCAACTAAAGGAGAATTCAGACCAAACCAAATCAGTTCTCTCCACGGTGACCTTCACTCCGTCATATCTTCATCATGAGAAGAACATCACTTGTACTGCAGTCTACCCAGCAGGGACAAGCAACAAGAGAGCTGAACATAACATGATGCTTAACGTTTCAT tctctcctaaGGACACCTCGGCCTCCATCATTCGAGCTGATTCAGTGTTAGTGGGCAGCTGTGTTAATCTGACCTGCAGCAGTACAGCCAACCCTCCTGTGACAAACTTCACCTGGTTCAAGATCAGTGGGGGTAAAACAACACAGGTAGCATCTGGACAGAGTCACACCCTCAATGTTACTGTTGATGGAGGACTGTACTACTGTGAAGCAAGAAATAGTCACGGCTGTGGGAAATCGAATGAAGTGCAGCTGGCTATAAAAG GTCAAGAAGAGGTTATTGGGGTTGCAGCAGGAACTCTGGGGGCCTTTTTGCTTATCAGCCTGATCAGTCTTTTTGTATG GAGGAGAAACTCGAGGCTCCATGATGGACTTGAAAGGACAGACAGTCCACAGGGACAG AACTCCCCGGTTGGGACAGTGTGTACTAACCAGGCCACAGCCGGAGAGGAACCAGAGGAACCTGCAGAAGACCAGCCTGAAGAGATCCACTACGGTGACATAGACTTCTCCAAACTACAGACCAAAGAGACCCCAGCTGCAGCCCAGGACAGGGTCCAGGGACAGGAGAGTGAGTACGCTGAAGTCAACGTGACTGGGAGAGAGGCTCAGGAACCACCACTTAACCACCTAGATGGGCTTTATGCACAAGTGACTAAATAA
- the LOC115104859 gene encoding sialic acid-binding Ig-like lectin 13 isoform X1 encodes MFMIQFRAWSCDIRYIFLAAERVTVLKRSHNLPDVVLYVAGVLACFGQRDLNTTMPDRLDVLTGSCMQIPCSFDIPDQHKDTFNSTILPSGVWIKENSNFGERPDNVIFNSSKTVNRYQGKITGNMFQKNCTTVFFNVTTNYTNIYFFRIENRPFLATDPDKSVNIVVSDLPSSPIITVSGEVKEGTPVSLNCSAVAPCPEHPPELTWTLPTQFTPENQLKENSDQTKSVLSTVTFTPSYLHHEKNITCTAVYPAGTSNKRAEHNMMLNVSFSPKDTSASIIRADSVLVGSCVNLTCSSTANPPVTNFTWFKISGGKTTQVASGQSHTLNVTVDGGLYYCEARNSHGCGKSNEVQLAIKGQEEVIGVAAGTLGAFLLISLISLFVWRRNSRLHDGLERTDSPQGQNSPVGTVCTNQATAGEEPEEPAEDQPEEIHYGDIDFSKLQTKETPAAAQDRVQGQESEYAEVNVTGREAQEPPLNHLDGLYAQVTK; translated from the exons ATGTTCATGATCCAGTTTAGGGCATGGAGTTGTGACATCAGGTATATATTTTTAGCTGCAGAGAGAGTGACTGTACTGAAAAGATCACATAACCTCCCTGATGTTGTCCTTTATGTTGCAGGTGTTTTGGCCTGCTTTGGCCAACGAGATTTGAACACCACAATGCCAGATAGACTGGATGTACTGACTGGCTCCTGTATGCAAATCCCATGTTCATTTGATATTCCTGACCAACATAAGGATACATTTAACAGCACAATACTACCCTCTGGTGTGTGGATTAAAGAAAACTCAAACTTTGGTGAGCGTCCGGACAATGTGATATTTAACAGCAGTAAGACAGTCAACAGATATCAAGGGAAGATAACTGGAAACATGTTCCAGAAGAACTGCACCACAGTCTTCTTCAATGTAACCACCAATTACACTAATATATACTTCTTCAGGATTGAGAATCGACCATTCCTTGCAACAGATCCTGATAAGTCTGTTAATATAGTTGTCAGTG ATTTGCCTTCCAGTCCCATCATTACTGTCTCAGGTGAGGTGAAGGAAGGGACCCCTGTCAGTTTGAACTGCTCTGCTGTCGCTCCCTGTCCCGAACACCCCCCTGAGCTGACATGGACTCTCCCAACACAGTTCACACCTGAGAACCAACTAAAGGAGAATTCAGACCAAACCAAATCAGTTCTCTCCACGGTGACCTTCACTCCGTCATATCTTCATCATGAGAAGAACATCACTTGTACTGCAGTCTACCCAGCAGGGACAAGCAACAAGAGAGCTGAACATAACATGATGCTTAACGTTTCAT tctctcctaaGGACACCTCGGCCTCCATCATTCGAGCTGATTCAGTGTTAGTGGGCAGCTGTGTTAATCTGACCTGCAGCAGTACAGCCAACCCTCCTGTGACAAACTTCACCTGGTTCAAGATCAGTGGGGGTAAAACAACACAGGTAGCATCTGGACAGAGTCACACCCTCAATGTTACTGTTGATGGAGGACTGTACTACTGTGAAGCAAGAAATAGTCACGGCTGTGGGAAATCGAATGAAGTGCAGCTGGCTATAAAAG GTCAAGAAGAGGTTATTGGGGTTGCAGCAGGAACTCTGGGGGCCTTTTTGCTTATCAGCCTGATCAGTCTTTTTGTATG GAGGAGAAACTCGAGGCTCCATGATGGACTTGAAAGGACAGACAGTCCACAGGGACAG AACTCCCCGGTTGGGACAGTGTGTACTAACCAGGCCACAGCCGGAGAGGAACCAGAGGAACCTGCAGAAGACCAGCCTGAAGAGATCCACTACGGTGACATAGACTTCTCCAAACTACAGACCAAAGAGACCCCAGCTGCAGCCCAGGACAGGGTCCAGGGACAGGAGAGTGAGTACGCTGAAGTCAACGTGACTGGGAGAGAGGCTCAGGAACCACCACTTAACCACCTAGATGGGCTTTATGCACAAGTGACTAAATAA
- the LOC115104859 gene encoding sialic acid-binding Ig-like lectin 13 isoform X3 — MKCSGVGFEPEGVLACFGQRDLNTTMPDRLDVLTGSCMQIPCSFDIPDQHKDTFNSTILPSGVWIKENSNFGERPDNVIFNSSKTVNRYQGKITGNMFQKNCTTVFFNVTTNYTNIYFFRIENRPFLATDPDKSVNIVVSDLPSSPIITVSGEVKEGTPVSLNCSAVAPCPEHPPELTWTLPTQFTPENQLKENSDQTKSVLSTVTFTPSYLHHEKNITCTAVYPAGTSNKRAEHNMMLNVSFSPKDTSASIIRADSVLVGSCVNLTCSSTANPPVTNFTWFKISGGKTTQVASGQSHTLNVTVDGGLYYCEARNSHGCGKSNEVQLAIKGQEEVIGVAAGTLGAFLLISLISLFVWRRNSRLHDGLERTDSPQGQNSPVGTVCTNQATAGEEPEEPAEDQPEEIHYGDIDFSKLQTKETPAAAQDRVQGQESEYAEVNVTGREAQEPPLNHLDGLYAQVTK; from the exons ATGAAGTGCTCGGGTGTTGGGTTTGAGCCTGAAG GTGTTTTGGCCTGCTTTGGCCAACGAGATTTGAACACCACAATGCCAGATAGACTGGATGTACTGACTGGCTCCTGTATGCAAATCCCATGTTCATTTGATATTCCTGACCAACATAAGGATACATTTAACAGCACAATACTACCCTCTGGTGTGTGGATTAAAGAAAACTCAAACTTTGGTGAGCGTCCGGACAATGTGATATTTAACAGCAGTAAGACAGTCAACAGATATCAAGGGAAGATAACTGGAAACATGTTCCAGAAGAACTGCACCACAGTCTTCTTCAATGTAACCACCAATTACACTAATATATACTTCTTCAGGATTGAGAATCGACCATTCCTTGCAACAGATCCTGATAAGTCTGTTAATATAGTTGTCAGTG ATTTGCCTTCCAGTCCCATCATTACTGTCTCAGGTGAGGTGAAGGAAGGGACCCCTGTCAGTTTGAACTGCTCTGCTGTCGCTCCCTGTCCCGAACACCCCCCTGAGCTGACATGGACTCTCCCAACACAGTTCACACCTGAGAACCAACTAAAGGAGAATTCAGACCAAACCAAATCAGTTCTCTCCACGGTGACCTTCACTCCGTCATATCTTCATCATGAGAAGAACATCACTTGTACTGCAGTCTACCCAGCAGGGACAAGCAACAAGAGAGCTGAACATAACATGATGCTTAACGTTTCAT tctctcctaaGGACACCTCGGCCTCCATCATTCGAGCTGATTCAGTGTTAGTGGGCAGCTGTGTTAATCTGACCTGCAGCAGTACAGCCAACCCTCCTGTGACAAACTTCACCTGGTTCAAGATCAGTGGGGGTAAAACAACACAGGTAGCATCTGGACAGAGTCACACCCTCAATGTTACTGTTGATGGAGGACTGTACTACTGTGAAGCAAGAAATAGTCACGGCTGTGGGAAATCGAATGAAGTGCAGCTGGCTATAAAAG GTCAAGAAGAGGTTATTGGGGTTGCAGCAGGAACTCTGGGGGCCTTTTTGCTTATCAGCCTGATCAGTCTTTTTGTATG GAGGAGAAACTCGAGGCTCCATGATGGACTTGAAAGGACAGACAGTCCACAGGGACAG AACTCCCCGGTTGGGACAGTGTGTACTAACCAGGCCACAGCCGGAGAGGAACCAGAGGAACCTGCAGAAGACCAGCCTGAAGAGATCCACTACGGTGACATAGACTTCTCCAAACTACAGACCAAAGAGACCCCAGCTGCAGCCCAGGACAGGGTCCAGGGACAGGAGAGTGAGTACGCTGAAGTCAACGTGACTGGGAGAGAGGCTCAGGAACCACCACTTAACCACCTAGATGGGCTTTATGCACAAGTGACTAAATAA
- the fen1 gene encoding flap endonuclease 1 isoform X1 yields MGIHGLAKLIADQAPSAIKEQDIKNYFGRKIAIDASMCMYQFLVAVRQDGNVLQNEDGETTSHLMGMFYRTIRMLEHGIKPVYVFDGKPPQLKSGELEKRGERRAEAEKLLAQAQEAGEQENIDKFSKRLVKVTRQHNDECKKLLTLMGVPYIEAPCEAEASCAALVKAGKVFATATEDMDGLTFGTGVLLRHLTASEAKKLPIQEFLFSRLLQDINLTHEQFIDLCILLGCDYCGTIKGIGPKRAIDLIRQHGSIEEILENIDPSKHPAPEDWLYKEARGLFLQPDVVDCSTVDLKWSEPNEDALIQFMCAEKQFSEDRIKNGCKKILKSRQGSTQGRLDTFFTITGSLSSKRKEPETKGSNKKKQKTGATPGKFKKGK; encoded by the exons ATGGGAATTCACGGGCTTGCAAAGTTGATTGCAGACCAGGCACCATCTGCTATAAAAGAACAAGACATCAAGAACTACTTTG GGCGGAAGATCGCAATAGACGCCTCCATGTGTATGTATCAGTTCCTTGTCGCTGTTAGACAGGATGGTAATGTGCTACAAAACGAGGATGGAGAGACCACAAG CCATCTCATGGGCATGTTCTACCGAACTATCCGCATGCTGGAGCACGGCATCAAGCCTGTCTATGTGTTTGATGGCAAGCCCCCACAGCTGAAGTCAGGAGAG ctggagaagagaggagagaggagggctgaggCTGAGAAACTGCTGGCACAGGCACAGGAAGCAG GGGAGCAGGAGAACATTGATAAGTTCAGTAAACGTCTGGTGAAAGTCACCCGGCAACACAACGACGAATGCAAGAAGCTGCTCACCCTGATGGGGGTGCCATACATCGAG GCTCCGTGTGAGGCTGAGGCGAGCTGCGCTGCTCTGGTTAAGGCTGGGAAGGTGTTTGCCACTGCAACAGAGGATATGGACGGTCTGACTTTTGGAACAGGGGTCCTACTAAGGCACCTCACTGCCAGCGAAGCCAA AAAGCTTCCTATCCAGGAGTTCCTGTTCAGTCGCCTTCTGCAGGACATTAATCTGACCCATGAGCAG TTCATAGACCTGTGCATACTGCTGGGCTGTGACTACTGTGGTACTATCAAGGGAATCGGGCCCAAGAGAGCCATTGACTTGATCAGACAACACGGCTCCATCGAGGAGATTCTGGAGAACATCGACCCGTCT AAGCACCCTGCCCCAGAGGACTGGCTGTATAAGGAAGCCAGAGGGCTGTTCCTGCAGCCTGACGTGGTGGACTGCTCCACCGTAGACCTCAAGTGGAGCGAGCCTAACGAGGATGCCCTCATCCAGTTCATGTGTGCAGAGAAACAGTTCAG TGAGGACCGCATCAAGAACGGCTGTAAGAAGATTCTGAAGAGCCGACAGGGCAGCACACAGGGACGACTGGACACCTTCTTCACCATCACCGGGTCTCTGTCATCAAAACGCAAG GAACCTGAGACAAAGGGATCCAACAAGAAGAAACAGAAGACCGGTGCAACCCCAGGCAAATTTAAGAAGGGAAAATAG
- the LOC115104859 gene encoding B-cell receptor CD22-like isoform X4, with the protein MFMIQFRAWSCDIRYIFLAAERVTVLKRSHNLPDVVLYVAGVLACFGQRDLNTTMPDRLDVLTGSCMQIPCSFDIPDQHKDTFNSTILPSGVWIKENSNFDLPSSPIITVSGEVKEGTPVSLNCSAVAPCPEHPPELTWTLPTQFTPENQLKENSDQTKSVLSTVTFTPSYLHHEKNITCTAVYPAGTSNKRAEHNMMLNVSFSPKDTSASIIRADSVLVGSCVNLTCSSTANPPVTNFTWFKISGGKTTQVASGQSHTLNVTVDGGLYYCEARNSHGCGKSNEVQLAIKGQEEVIGVAAGTLGAFLLISLISLFVWRRNSRLHDGLERTDSPQGQNSPVGTVCTNQATAGEEPEEPAEDQPEEIHYGDIDFSKLQTKETPAAAQDRVQGQESEYAEVNVTGREAQEPPLNHLDGLYAQVTK; encoded by the exons ATGTTCATGATCCAGTTTAGGGCATGGAGTTGTGACATCAGGTATATATTTTTAGCTGCAGAGAGAGTGACTGTACTGAAAAGATCACATAACCTCCCTGATGTTGTCCTTTATGTTGCAGGTGTTTTGGCCTGCTTTGGCCAACGAGATTTGAACACCACAATGCCAGATAGACTGGATGTACTGACTGGCTCCTGTATGCAAATCCCATGTTCATTTGATATTCCTGACCAACATAAGGATACATTTAACAGCACAATACTACCCTCTGGTGTGTGGATTAAAGAAAACTCAAACTTTG ATTTGCCTTCCAGTCCCATCATTACTGTCTCAGGTGAGGTGAAGGAAGGGACCCCTGTCAGTTTGAACTGCTCTGCTGTCGCTCCCTGTCCCGAACACCCCCCTGAGCTGACATGGACTCTCCCAACACAGTTCACACCTGAGAACCAACTAAAGGAGAATTCAGACCAAACCAAATCAGTTCTCTCCACGGTGACCTTCACTCCGTCATATCTTCATCATGAGAAGAACATCACTTGTACTGCAGTCTACCCAGCAGGGACAAGCAACAAGAGAGCTGAACATAACATGATGCTTAACGTTTCAT tctctcctaaGGACACCTCGGCCTCCATCATTCGAGCTGATTCAGTGTTAGTGGGCAGCTGTGTTAATCTGACCTGCAGCAGTACAGCCAACCCTCCTGTGACAAACTTCACCTGGTTCAAGATCAGTGGGGGTAAAACAACACAGGTAGCATCTGGACAGAGTCACACCCTCAATGTTACTGTTGATGGAGGACTGTACTACTGTGAAGCAAGAAATAGTCACGGCTGTGGGAAATCGAATGAAGTGCAGCTGGCTATAAAAG GTCAAGAAGAGGTTATTGGGGTTGCAGCAGGAACTCTGGGGGCCTTTTTGCTTATCAGCCTGATCAGTCTTTTTGTATG GAGGAGAAACTCGAGGCTCCATGATGGACTTGAAAGGACAGACAGTCCACAGGGACAG AACTCCCCGGTTGGGACAGTGTGTACTAACCAGGCCACAGCCGGAGAGGAACCAGAGGAACCTGCAGAAGACCAGCCTGAAGAGATCCACTACGGTGACATAGACTTCTCCAAACTACAGACCAAAGAGACCCCAGCTGCAGCCCAGGACAGGGTCCAGGGACAGGAGAGTGAGTACGCTGAAGTCAACGTGACTGGGAGAGAGGCTCAGGAACCACCACTTAACCACCTAGATGGGCTTTATGCACAAGTGACTAAATAA